In Phaeobacter porticola, one DNA window encodes the following:
- a CDS encoding c-type cytochrome, translated as MKKILLAASMIMGCFQTAAAEGDAAAGEKVFKKCAACHSVEEGKKKVGPTMFGIVGRPAGSVEGYKYSGAMQEAGYAWDEEQLAGFLAAPKKHLPGTKMAFPGLKKEEQITDLIGYLKTLK; from the coding sequence GTGAAGAAAATTCTATTGGCCGCTTCAATGATCATGGGCTGTTTTCAAACTGCTGCCGCTGAAGGCGACGCAGCCGCTGGCGAAAAGGTGTTCAAAAAATGCGCCGCCTGCCACTCGGTGGAAGAAGGGAAAAAGAAGGTCGGCCCAACGATGTTCGGGATTGTCGGCCGTCCGGCCGGATCGGTAGAGGGCTACAAGTATTCCGGTGCGATGCAGGAGGCCGGATACGCCTGGGATGAAGAACAGTTGGCCGGATTCCTGGCCGCGCCCAAGAAACACCTTCCTGGCACTAAAATGGCCTTTCCCGGCTTGAAAAAGGAAGAACAGATCACCGATCTAATCGGGTACCTCAAGACCCTTAAATGA